Proteins from a single region of Trichoderma asperellum chromosome 3, complete sequence:
- a CDS encoding uncharacterized protein (EggNog:ENOG41~TransMembrane:1 (o60-85i)), with translation MAVIDQVLGEVAHIVVRAATTTTHSATATSSDVTSPQTAIPSNTNSSNNNNKSSGSSSPLLFFVALGFGVVFTNLWIIVGVKYCFRYNARNRARNMTNEDGEPITLENMPRPHRRRREKKLMTMDEVNDKFPMMKYKTWVSERARDGLPTAGGVGTPSRPNSIHQVDLAVPEVAKKERTSTEVRAVDDIASPVASPATEAESVIVENVTKDDENKKDKKDNKDTAAPVGETSEEDGPVMPHDPLKRTSSEEEDEEDDEDDDEHITAAVPPELLNTSGDTCAICIDTLEDDDDVRGLTCGHTFHAVCVDPWLTSRRACCPLCKADYYVPKPRPNPENDPATASNANLDPHQNSRMNLPASLTAAFFRSSGGRSRNNRNRNSNRSSNRNSNRNNGRSNNNNSSTRPSVFQFPIRRRVQSTAIETRIAHQQNQTTETAQPAAQGTLLSSVRHAFRFGRSTEAPSTTNAAPAVTPSQLEAGTQPPATST, from the exons ATGGCTGTCATTGACCAGGTTCTCGGCGAGGTCGCCCATATTGTCGTGAGGGCTGCGACGACCACAACGCATTCTGCGACGGCCACGTCGTCAGACGTCACCAGTCCGCAGACGGCCATTCCCTCCAACACAAATAGCtcaaacaacaacaacaagagcAGCGGCTCCAGCTCGCCGCTACTCTTCTTTGTCGCTTTGGGCTTTGGCGTAGTCTTTACAAACCTCTG GATCATCGTTGGCGTCAAGTACTGCTTCAGGTACAACGCTCGCAATCGAGCTCGAAACATGACCAACGAAGATGGTGAACCCATCACTCTCGAAAACATGCCTCGGCCTCACCGAAGAAGGCGTGAGAAGAAGCTTATGACCATGGACGAGGTCAATGACAAATTCCCCATGATGAAGTACAAGACCTGGGTTTCGGAGCGCGCTCGAGATGGACTACCTACTGCCGGAGGTGTAGGAACGCCTAGTCGCCCAAACAGCATTCATCAGGTTGACCTGGCAGTCCCGGAGGTTGCCAAGAAAGAGCGCACGTCAACCGAGGTCCGGGCAGTCGACGATATCGCATCACCAGTCGCATCTCCGGCCACCGAGGCCGAATCAGTCATTGTTGAAAACGTAACCAAGGATGatgagaacaagaaggaTAAGAAAGACAACAAAGACACTGCTGCCCCTGTCGGCGAAACCTCTGAGGAGGACGGACCCGTGATGCCTCATGACCCCTTGAAACGAACGTCtagcgaggaggaagatgaagaagacgacgaagatgatgatgagcacATCACAGCCGCCGTTCCTCCCGAACTCCTCAACACATCCGGCGATACCTGCGCCATATGTATCGACACCctcgaagacgacgatgatgtcCGCGGATTGACATGCGGCCACACCTTCCATGCCGTCTGCGTCGATCCTTGGCTGACTAGCCGTCGCGCATGCTGCCCGCTGTGCAAGGCCGATTACTACGTCCCGAAGCCCAGACCCAACCCAGAGAATGATCCTGCTACCGCCAGCAATGCCAACCTGGACCCACACCAGAATTCTCGCATGAACTTGCCTGCGAGCCTGACAGCGGCCTTCTTCCGATCCTCGGGCGGCCGCTCTCGTAATAACCGCAACCGCAACAGCAACCGAAGCAGTAACCGCAATAGCAACCGCAATAATGGCCGtagcaataacaacaacTCGAGCACCCGGCCTTCTGTGTTCCAGTTCCCAATACGGAGAAGGGTTCAGTCTACGGCGATAGAAACCAGAATAGCACACCAGCAAAACCAGACTACTGAGACCGCTCAGCCAGCTGCTCAGGGTACCCTGCTTTCCTCTGTTCGACACGCTTTCCGCTTCGGACGGTCGACCGAAGCGCCCTCAACAACAAATGCGGCACCGGCAGTGACCCCGTCGCAGCTAGAGGCAGGCACGCAACCGCCCGCCACCTCTACGTAA
- a CDS encoding uncharacterized protein (EggNog:ENOG41) has translation MSSIGPQLPPHLTKRKHDDDDNVDESTCPSNKHPRRDDNTAQPPQNQDEIDINGSSSDSEDDYGPPRPSTLPAAPAPRSVGPSLPPHLAAAANNEDEINLSDSDSDPLPQPPPAAAAAASNPPNPDPDSDSSDDDDDDDFGPSLPSASAPRARQIGPSLPPSDLDAAPKRDEWMLAPPPSSSTFSERDTTKIRARKFASKPSAASSSASAPGAPSIWTETPEEKLKRLQDSVLGRTSSASSSAEAGGGASELQRKKQLRDEALAADIQARRGKTLLEEHQGAGEKKKKAGAARPEDEEDDPSKRAFDREKDMAVGGRITATQRKELINKSANFGGRFQKGSFL, from the coding sequence ATGTCGTCCATAGGCCCCCAACTCCCACCTCATCTCACAAAGAGGAAgcatgacgacgacgacaatgtCGACGAATCCACATGCCCGTCAAACAAGCACCCTCGTCGCGATGATAACACAGCGCAACCTCCACAAAACCAAGACGAGATAGACATCAATGGCTCCAGCTCAGATTCAGAAGACGATTACGGGCCACCTAGGCCATCCACTCTCCCAGCAGCGCCCGCTCCCCGAAGCGTAGGGCCATCTCTTCCACCACAcctcgccgcagccgcaaACAACGAGGACGAGATCAATCTCTCCGACTCGGACTCCGATCCTCTCCCACAACCTCctccagccgcagccgccgccgcttcaAATCCTCCCAACCCAGATCCAGACTCTGATTCttcagacgacgacgacgacgacgactttggtccctccctcccctccgCCTCAGCTCCTCGCGCCCGCCAAATCGGCCCATCCCTCCCTCCTTCAGACCTCGACGCCGCCCCCAAGCGAGACGAATGGATGCtcgccccccctccctcctcaTCAACCTTTTCCGAGCGCGACACAACAAAGATCCGCGCCCGCAAATTCGCCTCCAAACCgtcagcagcatcttcttcagcttcagccccCGGCGCTCCCTCAATATGGACCGAGACGCCCGAGGAAAAGCTCAAGCGCCTGCAGGACTCCGTCCTCGGCCGAACCTCCTCCGCGTCTTCTTCCGCCGAAGCAGGCGGCGGCGCGTCGGAGCTGCAGcgcaagaagcagctgcgCGACGAGGCCCTCGCGGCGGATATCCAGGCTCGGCGCGGGAAGACGCTTCTGGAGGAACATCAGGGCgcgggggagaagaagaagaaggctggggCGGCGAGGccggaggatgaagaggatgaccCGAGCAAGAGGGCGTTTGATAGGGAGAAGGATATGGCGGTTGGGGGGCGGATCACGGCGACGCAGAGAAAGGAGCTGATTAACAAGAGTGCCAACTTTGGGGGGAGGTTTCAGAAGGGGTCTTTCTTATAA